A single Pradoshia eiseniae DNA region contains:
- a CDS encoding YuiA family protein, whose translation MKKNNYPCSYCAGAGYFQLLLGGSETCSCCSGSGKQSEQK comes from the coding sequence ATGAAGAAAAACAATTATCCATGCTCGTATTGTGCAGGTGCTGGTTATTTTCAGCTTTTGCTCGGAGGATCGGAAACATGCTCCTGCTGCAGCGGAAGCGGGAAGCAGTCTGAACAGAAATAA
- a CDS encoding YuiB family protein, whose translation MGMSIPLMVISIVLFFILFFGLGFILNMLFRKTWIMAVIYPIIALYITGNLKLSEYFLNFSSSMSFLWERVQSLAMADAAILLSGFAGSIVSGVAIRVLRVMGYRMF comes from the coding sequence ATGGGGATGTCAATTCCGTTAATGGTGATTTCAATTGTGTTGTTTTTTATTTTGTTTTTCGGCTTAGGGTTTATCCTTAATATGCTTTTCAGAAAAACGTGGATTATGGCTGTGATTTATCCAATCATTGCTTTATATATTACCGGTAATCTTAAATTGAGCGAGTATTTTCTGAACTTTTCGTCAAGCATGAGCTTTCTGTGGGAGAGGGTACAGAGCCTGGCTATGGCAGATGCTGCTATTTTGCTTAGCGGTTTTGCCGGATCGATTGTCTCAGGCGTCGCCATTCGAGTTTTGAGAGTGATGGGATATAGAATGTTCTAA
- a CDS encoding leucyl aminopeptidase encodes MFIVKNENPSVLSIPVLATGVFGQPVTLSANLSEGDKLLNGKLQELAKSGDVSAKKKQISHLHTLGLLKPERLVFVGLGRQKELSFDSLKEAFGALFQDMENRGWTHIAIDLESFLTETITPEEAAFALSEAYSLSTYQFEGYKKRKNEQPRQIEEITVYTENDRASIESALFVGHTYGKGTNSARNLVNLPGNMLTATDMANYAQGLAEKYQFECEILEKSEMEELGMGALLAVNQGSTEPPKMIVLKYQGKEKWTDVIGLVGKGITFDTGGYSIKTKAGIVGMKTDMGGAAAVLGAMEIIGELKPEQNVVAVIPSTDNMISGNAFKPDDVIVSMSGKTIEVLNTDAEGRLVLADAITYAKHHGANYLVDVATLTGGVITALGVEMTGAMTNDESWFEEVLLASEEAGEPMWRLPITEKDKARVRGSKIADLNNSPGSEGHAIMGGAFVGEFAEDTPWVHLDIAGTATRRSAFELGPAGATGVMARTLATLVERFGLEETD; translated from the coding sequence ATGTTTATCGTCAAGAATGAAAATCCATCCGTATTGTCTATTCCCGTGCTCGCTACAGGTGTGTTCGGGCAACCTGTTACATTATCAGCAAACTTATCCGAGGGAGATAAACTCTTGAATGGGAAGCTGCAAGAATTAGCTAAGTCGGGTGATGTATCTGCGAAGAAGAAGCAAATTTCTCATTTACACACATTGGGACTATTGAAACCAGAACGTCTTGTATTTGTTGGTTTGGGCAGACAGAAGGAGCTGTCATTTGATAGCCTTAAGGAAGCCTTTGGCGCACTTTTCCAGGACATGGAGAATAGGGGCTGGACCCATATAGCCATTGATTTAGAATCCTTTTTGACAGAGACGATTACCCCTGAGGAAGCAGCCTTTGCCCTGAGTGAAGCGTATTCACTGTCGACCTATCAATTCGAAGGCTATAAGAAAAGAAAGAATGAGCAGCCACGTCAAATCGAAGAAATTACGGTCTATACTGAGAACGACCGAGCGTCGATTGAATCCGCGCTGTTTGTCGGCCATACATATGGAAAGGGGACAAACTCTGCGCGTAATCTGGTGAATTTGCCAGGCAATATGCTCACTGCTACAGATATGGCTAACTACGCTCAAGGGCTTGCCGAGAAATATCAATTTGAATGTGAGATTCTGGAGAAAAGCGAGATGGAAGAACTCGGAATGGGAGCCTTACTCGCGGTCAACCAAGGGTCGACTGAACCGCCTAAAATGATTGTCCTTAAATACCAAGGTAAAGAGAAATGGACAGATGTAATTGGCCTTGTCGGAAAAGGAATCACCTTTGATACAGGGGGCTACTCTATTAAGACGAAGGCAGGCATTGTCGGCATGAAGACAGATATGGGCGGGGCAGCGGCTGTGCTTGGCGCAATGGAAATCATCGGCGAATTGAAGCCTGAACAAAATGTGGTGGCAGTCATTCCGTCTACAGATAATATGATCTCAGGTAATGCCTTTAAGCCGGATGATGTGATTGTCTCCATGAGCGGCAAGACGATTGAAGTGCTGAACACGGATGCGGAAGGCAGGCTTGTTTTGGCTGACGCCATAACCTATGCCAAGCATCATGGCGCAAACTATCTAGTGGATGTGGCTACCTTAACAGGCGGTGTCATCACGGCTCTTGGCGTGGAAATGACCGGGGCAATGACAAATGATGAAAGCTGGTTTGAGGAAGTGCTTCTTGCATCAGAAGAAGCCGGGGAACCGATGTGGAGACTCCCGATTACTGAGAAGGATAAAGCCCGTGTTCGAGGCAGCAAAATTGCTGACTTGAATAATTCGCCAGGTTCAGAGGGACATGCCATCATGGGAGGGGCATTCGTGGGAGAATTTGCAGAAGATACGCCATGGGTGCATCTTGATATCGCTGGAACGGCAACAAGACGAAGTGCTTTTGAACTCGGTCCAGCAGGTGCTACAGGGGTAATGGCAAGAACACTTGCTACTCTTGTGGAACGCTTTGGTCTTGAGGAAACAGACTAA
- a CDS encoding NUDIX hydrolase: MGERSKHVWLGVCGLVIADDGKWLVVKKTYGGLKGKWSLPAGFVQPGETADEAVVREVKEETGIETEVIGLFGLRTGVIKNQISDNMLMFLLKPTSTAIYVQVEELSEAVFMDERDIKKDPNSSVLLTELNERHASLHKKPLEGKNPGDIFHYTSYKLFI; the protein is encoded by the coding sequence ATGGGAGAAAGAAGCAAGCATGTATGGCTAGGGGTATGTGGATTGGTCATAGCTGATGACGGGAAATGGCTCGTTGTGAAGAAGACATATGGAGGGCTGAAGGGGAAATGGTCTTTGCCTGCAGGGTTTGTGCAACCTGGGGAGACAGCTGACGAAGCGGTTGTACGTGAGGTGAAGGAGGAAACAGGCATTGAGACGGAGGTGATAGGACTGTTTGGGCTGCGGACAGGGGTTATCAAGAATCAAATCAGTGATAATATGCTTATGTTCTTGCTGAAACCGACTTCCACTGCTATTTATGTTCAGGTGGAAGAACTATCAGAGGCCGTTTTTATGGATGAGAGGGATATCAAGAAAGATCCAAATAGTTCTGTTCTCTTAACTGAATTGAATGAAAGGCATGCTTCCTTGCATAAGAAACCATTAGAAGGAAAAAACCCGGGGGATATATTTCACTATACATCCTACAAATTATTCATTTAG
- the mnhG gene encoding monovalent cation/H(+) antiporter subunit G: MNEIYSYIFIAIVVIGSLLTVVSALGILRFPDVYTRSHAASKTSTLAVTFVLIGTFLYFWIVKGHFNSRILLAVIFIFMTAPVAGHLISRAAYNTGAKLSKMTVRDDLSKTRQVSEDNK; this comes from the coding sequence ATGAACGAGATCTATAGTTATATCTTTATTGCTATCGTTGTTATCGGTTCATTGCTCACTGTCGTATCCGCACTTGGTATTTTACGATTCCCTGATGTATATACAAGAAGCCACGCTGCTTCTAAGACATCTACCTTAGCTGTTACCTTTGTCTTAATTGGCACATTCCTGTATTTCTGGATCGTAAAAGGACATTTCAATTCCCGGATTCTCTTGGCTGTCATCTTTATTTTTATGACCGCACCTGTGGCCGGACATTTAATCAGCCGGGCAGCTTACAATACAGGCGCTAAGCTGTCAAAAATGACTGTGCGGGATGATTTGAGTAAGACCAGACAAGTATCTGAAGATAACAAATAA
- a CDS encoding hotdog fold thioesterase has translation MKDYKDTLMGTLGIDILEAEEGRIVATMPVDHRTHQPMGLLHGGASVALAETVASMGGFLLVDSDNEAVVGLEINANHIKGKREGIVTATGTVLHRGKKTQIWEIRITDEENELICISRCTLAVIQVKK, from the coding sequence ATGAAGGATTATAAAGACACATTAATGGGAACACTCGGGATTGATATTTTAGAGGCTGAAGAGGGAAGGATAGTCGCTACAATGCCTGTTGACCATCGTACCCACCAGCCGATGGGCTTGCTTCATGGAGGCGCTTCTGTCGCTTTAGCCGAAACGGTCGCAAGCATGGGAGGCTTTTTATTGGTCGACTCCGATAATGAGGCCGTTGTTGGTCTTGAAATAAATGCCAATCATATTAAGGGTAAGCGGGAAGGGATTGTAACAGCAACAGGAACGGTTCTCCATCGGGGAAAGAAAACGCAAATTTGGGAGATTCGGATTACAGACGAAGAGAATGAATTAATCTGTATCAGCCGCTGCACACTTGCAGTGATTCAGGTGAAGAAATGA
- a CDS encoding YuzB family protein produces the protein MMKPIIEFCISNLASGAQPAMEKLDRDPNLDVIEYGCLSYCGLCSASMYALVNGDEVTGETPEELVENIYQYIEENPMF, from the coding sequence ATCATGAAGCCAATCATTGAGTTCTGTATAAGTAATCTCGCCAGCGGTGCACAGCCCGCTATGGAAAAATTAGACCGAGATCCTAATTTGGATGTAATTGAATATGGCTGCCTCAGCTACTGTGGACTCTGTTCAGCGAGCATGTATGCTTTAGTGAACGGTGACGAGGTGACGGGGGAAACGCCAGAGGAGCTAGTGGAGAATATTTATCAGTATATAGAAGAAAATCCGATGTTTTAA
- a CDS encoding HesB/IscA family protein — protein sequence MSTEVIIVTEAAAIQINEMIKESGEEQPYLRVAVNGGGCSGLTYGMNFDHEKQEDDIETVQHGITFLVAKNDAPILNGTRIDYKQSMLGGGFTIDNPNAIASCGCGSSFRTKVNAGTPEEC from the coding sequence ATGTCAACAGAAGTGATTATTGTAACCGAAGCAGCAGCTATTCAAATAAATGAGATGATCAAGGAAAGCGGAGAGGAACAGCCTTACTTGCGCGTTGCCGTCAATGGAGGCGGCTGCAGCGGGCTTACCTACGGAATGAATTTTGATCATGAGAAACAGGAAGACGATATCGAGACGGTTCAGCATGGCATCACCTTCTTGGTAGCGAAGAATGATGCTCCCATCTTGAACGGAACCCGTATTGACTACAAGCAATCAATGCTCGGTGGCGGTTTCACGATTGATAACCCGAATGCGATTGCCTCTTGCGGATGCGGCTCATCCTTTAGAACTAAGGTGAATGCAGGAACGCCGGAGGAATGCTAA
- a CDS encoding NAD(P)/FAD-dependent oxidoreductase, with translation MKKPRIVILGAGYGGLLTAVRLQKKLNANEAEVTLINKHNYHYETTWLHEASAGTLHHDRLRYDITSVIDKSKVNLVEDTVIEVNKEAKMVVCENNKEIPYDYLVVALGAESETFGIEGLKEYAFSISSVNKARHIRDHIEHQFALYAKDKKEERLTIVVGGAGFTGIEFIGELANRVPGLCKEYDIDQKKVRVICVEAAPSALPGFDPELVSYAVARLEKKGVEFMIGTPIKGCTEEGIIVGKGEEETEMIPAGTVVWAAGVRGSSIIDKSGFENMRGRVKVEPTLLAPGEDDVFVIGDCSLVINEEINRPYPPTAQISMQQAEVCAKNILALVRGGQLENFEYKPKGTVCSLGDDDGIGVVFDKKIKGTSAAIMKKVIDNRALYMVGGISLLMKKGKFKFL, from the coding sequence TTGAAAAAGCCTCGTATCGTCATTTTAGGAGCTGGGTATGGCGGGCTATTGACAGCCGTTCGTCTCCAAAAAAAATTGAATGCTAATGAAGCGGAAGTAACGCTCATTAACAAGCATAACTATCATTATGAAACAACTTGGCTGCATGAAGCATCCGCAGGCACGCTTCATCATGACCGACTTCGCTATGATATTACTAGTGTTATAGACAAGAGCAAAGTGAATCTTGTTGAGGACACGGTCATAGAAGTGAACAAGGAAGCCAAGATGGTTGTTTGTGAGAACAATAAGGAAATTCCTTATGACTATCTTGTCGTTGCTTTAGGTGCCGAGTCTGAAACATTCGGCATTGAAGGATTGAAAGAGTATGCGTTCAGCATTTCCAGCGTGAATAAAGCGCGCCATATACGTGACCATATTGAACATCAATTTGCTCTATATGCAAAGGACAAAAAAGAAGAACGGTTGACCATCGTTGTGGGCGGAGCTGGCTTCACAGGCATCGAATTCATTGGTGAATTGGCTAACCGCGTTCCTGGTCTTTGTAAAGAATATGATATCGATCAGAAAAAAGTACGTGTAATCTGTGTAGAAGCAGCGCCTTCTGCTCTTCCTGGATTCGATCCTGAACTCGTTTCTTATGCAGTTGCAAGACTAGAGAAGAAGGGCGTAGAATTCATGATCGGTACGCCAATCAAGGGATGCACAGAAGAAGGCATCATCGTTGGCAAAGGCGAGGAAGAAACGGAAATGATCCCAGCCGGAACCGTCGTATGGGCTGCTGGTGTAAGAGGAAGCAGCATCATTGATAAATCCGGTTTCGAAAACATGCGCGGACGTGTGAAAGTAGAGCCAACATTGCTTGCTCCAGGAGAAGACGATGTATTTGTTATCGGAGATTGCTCCTTGGTTATCAATGAAGAAATCAATCGTCCATATCCGCCAACTGCCCAAATCTCTATGCAGCAAGCGGAAGTATGCGCGAAGAATATACTTGCCCTTGTACGTGGCGGTCAATTAGAGAATTTTGAATACAAACCAAAAGGAACTGTCTGCTCACTGGGAGATGACGATGGAATCGGCGTTGTGTTTGATAAGAAGATTAAGGGAACAAGCGCAGCCATTATGAAGAAAGTCATTGATAACCGTGCTCTTTACATGGTTGGCGGTATATCCTTACTGATGAAAAAAGGTAAATTTAAATTCCTATAA
- a CDS encoding NAD(P)/FAD-dependent oxidoreductase: MKEDQTIYDVTIIGGGPVGLFTAFYGGMRQASVKIIESLPQLGGQLSALYPEKYIYDVAGFPKVLAQDLVDNLKEQTAKFDPTICLEQAVEKVEKQADGIFKLTTDKEIHYSKTIIITAGNGAFQPRRLELEQATKYEGKNLHYFVDDLNKFAGKKVVVCGGGDSAVDWALMLEPIAKEVTLVHRRDKFRAHEHSVENLKKSNVIIKTPYIPCDMVCDEEAIRQIILQEAGGENKEAIDVDDVLVTYGFVSSLGPIKEWGLEIEKNSIVVNSRMETNIPGIYAAGDICTYDGKVKLIASGFGEAPTAINNAKAYMDPKARVQPLHSTSMFKD, encoded by the coding sequence GTGAAAGAAGATCAAACTATCTACGATGTTACCATAATAGGCGGGGGACCTGTGGGATTATTCACGGCTTTCTACGGCGGAATGCGCCAAGCATCCGTGAAAATCATCGAGAGCTTGCCGCAGCTTGGCGGACAGCTATCAGCCCTTTATCCTGAGAAATATATTTATGATGTTGCTGGATTTCCGAAAGTCCTGGCTCAGGACCTGGTAGATAATCTTAAAGAACAAACAGCTAAGTTTGACCCGACGATTTGTCTGGAGCAAGCCGTCGAAAAAGTCGAAAAACAAGCTGATGGTATCTTTAAGCTGACAACAGATAAAGAAATCCATTATTCAAAAACCATCATCATTACAGCTGGCAATGGAGCCTTTCAGCCACGCCGCTTAGAGCTAGAGCAAGCAACTAAGTACGAGGGAAAAAACCTTCATTACTTTGTTGATGACCTTAATAAATTCGCTGGCAAAAAAGTTGTCGTTTGCGGCGGCGGGGACTCAGCCGTTGACTGGGCCTTAATGCTTGAACCGATTGCCAAAGAAGTCACTCTTGTTCACCGCCGCGATAAATTCCGTGCACACGAGCATAGTGTTGAAAACCTAAAGAAATCCAATGTTATCATTAAAACACCTTACATACCTTGCGACATGGTTTGCGACGAAGAAGCGATCAGACAAATCATCCTGCAAGAAGCAGGTGGAGAAAATAAAGAGGCCATCGATGTCGATGATGTCCTTGTCACCTATGGATTTGTATCTTCCCTCGGCCCAATTAAGGAATGGGGTCTTGAGATTGAGAAGAATTCCATCGTGGTCAATAGCCGTATGGAAACCAATATTCCAGGGATATATGCTGCTGGTGATATTTGCACCTATGACGGAAAGGTTAAACTGATTGCGAGCGGATTCGGTGAGGCGCCAACCGCCATCAATAATGCGAAAGCCTATATGGATCCTAAGGCGCGCGTGCAGCCGCTTCACAGCACTAGCATGTTTAAGGACTGA
- a CDS encoding TraR/DksA C4-type zinc finger protein, with the protein MLSSAQLAVLKEKLTERKNEVEKHISLNDHFGLHKDENFYNYVGELSVYDNHPADTGTELYEREKDISLNELFEEELKDINEALQAMEKGEYGKCSVCGKDIPFERLEAVPFTEYCIEHTPDQTVSHTRPVEEEVLHPLYSKKHPTEVIGFDEEDSWQAVAEWGSSDSPSDYYDPKEHYDQVYLNSDEHIGYVEDIENFAGNDIDGRNVQIYPTAELEQLKDILDEEGIMTTFGDLKPYEEHPYTEEYAEAHKDEDDFTDE; encoded by the coding sequence TTGCTTTCATCCGCACAGCTTGCCGTTCTGAAGGAAAAGTTAACGGAACGGAAAAACGAAGTCGAAAAGCATATATCCTTAAATGACCATTTTGGCCTGCATAAGGACGAGAACTTTTACAATTATGTCGGAGAGCTCTCCGTCTATGATAACCACCCCGCCGACACCGGCACTGAACTATATGAGCGTGAGAAGGATATTTCCCTTAATGAGCTATTTGAAGAGGAGCTTAAAGATATAAACGAAGCCCTGCAGGCCATGGAGAAAGGGGAATACGGAAAATGCTCGGTTTGCGGAAAGGATATCCCTTTCGAACGGCTCGAAGCAGTCCCTTTTACCGAGTACTGCATCGAACACACACCAGACCAAACAGTTTCGCATACCCGCCCTGTTGAAGAGGAAGTTTTACACCCCCTATATAGTAAAAAGCATCCGACAGAGGTAATTGGCTTTGATGAAGAGGATTCCTGGCAGGCTGTCGCAGAGTGGGGCTCGTCAGACTCCCCTTCAGATTATTACGATCCGAAGGAACATTATGACCAAGTGTATTTGAATTCTGATGAGCATATTGGCTATGTGGAGGATATCGAGAATTTTGCCGGAAACGATATAGATGGAAGGAATGTTCAAATCTATCCAACAGCTGAACTCGAGCAGCTCAAAGACATCCTTGATGAAGAAGGCATTATGACGACATTCGGAGATTTAAAGCCATACGAAGAACATCCCTATACAGAGGAATATGCTGAAGCTCATAAGGATGAAGATGATTTTACAGACGAATAG